The Arachis ipaensis cultivar K30076 chromosome B05, Araip1.1, whole genome shotgun sequence nucleotide sequence tcatggctcctaaaggaaaacaaactaactcaagaggcaagaaagagaatattccaaaactactttggaatcaagggaagttcttaaccaaagaacattcagaccattactacaaaataatgggtctaaggtcagtgatcctggaagttaaattcgatctgaaagaagacgaatgtccagagatccaagagcaaattcgaaacaggagctgggaagtcctagctaattctgaaacaaaggtgggaagaaacatggttcaggaattctactctaatatgtggaaaacagacaggcagagaatagctggaaccgtattctatgactatcgaactctggtcagagggaagattgttcacacccaccctgacaaaataagggagatcttcaagctgcctcaactgcaagatgacccagactcctttaataggagaatgatgagaccaaatcagagcttggacaaaatcctagaggacatatgcctccctagagccaaatggacaaccaacacaaagggtgtcccaaacaaactcaaaagaggagatctcaaaccagtcgccagaggctggatGGACTTTATTGggtgctctatactgcccactagcaaccgctctgaagtcaccatcaaaagagcagtgatgattcattgcattatgctagaaaaagaagtgaaagttcatcagctgatttcttgtgagctctacaaaattgcaaacaagaactccaaagatgccaaattggcttatccaagcttgatctcTCTGTTAtgcaaagatgctggggtaaaaatgggagtagataagtatatcccagttgagcaaccaatcacaaaaaaatcaatggaaggacaagtgcaggatgaccccatcaagaggagagcacaggagttcctcccgaaaattcctcaaattgaatactaggagcgcctagaagcatctgtcaccaagttgcaagaagatGTGGACCAACTGAAGGAAgagcagcaaaatcaaaacagcatgctctgcaaactgcttagggaacaagaagagcaagggcgtaaACTGaaagagctgaagcgccagaagctatctcttgaagggccaagcaccccacagactaaagaggcatctacctcccaaagcaaaggttgttgagtcctaactctgtgataaccttttatctattttaaaagTACATGAGTCTTAgaattagagtcatttgtctttatatctttaatttcctttcttactAATTGTCTACTTTTAtgcctattttatattatttctagTAAATAATgaataaagattagagtctatgccttaaggttatgaatgtcctatgaatccatcacctttcttaaatgaaaaatgttttaattacaaaagaacaagaagtacatgattctgaattcatccttgaaactagtttaattattttgatgtggtgacaatactttctattttctgaatgaatgcttgaacagtgcatatgtcttttgatattgttgtttatgaatgttaaatatgttggctcttaaaagaatgatgaaaaggagaaatgttattgataatctgaaaaataaaaaaaattgattcttgaagcaagaaaaagcagtgaatacaaaagcttgtgaaaaaaaaaaggagaaagaaaaagaaaaagcaagcagaaaaaagccaatagcccttaaaaccaaaaggcaagggtaaaaaggatccaaggctttgagcattaatggataggagggcctaaaggaataaaattctggcctaagcggctaaaccaagctgtccctaaccatgtgcttgtggcgtgaaggtgtcaagtgaaaacttgagactgagcggttaaagtcaaggtccaaagcaaaaacagagtgtgcttaagaaccctggacacctctaattagggactttagcaaagctgagtcacaatccgaaaaggttcacccagttatgtgtctgtggcatgtatgtatccggtggtaatactggaaaacagagtgcttagggccacggccaagactcataaagtagctgtgttcaagaatcaacatacggaactaggagaatcaataacactatctaaattctaagtttctatagatgctaatcattctgaacttcaatggataaagtgagatgccaaaactattcaagaggcaaaaagctactagtcccgctcatctgattggagctaagtttcattgatattttggaacttatagtatattttcttctttttatcctatttgattttcaattgcttcgggacaagcaacaatttaagtttggtgttgtgatgagcggataatttatacgctttttggcattgtttttacatagtttttagtatgatttagttagtttttactatatttttattagtttttatgcaaaattcacatttctggacttcactaggagtttgtgtgtttttcggtgatttcaggtattttctggctgaaattgagggacctgagcaaaatttgattcagaggctaaaaaaggactgcagatgctgttggattctgacctccctgcactcgaaatggattttctagagctacaagagttcaaatggcgcgctctcaattacgttggaaagtagacatccagggctttctagaaatatataatagtttatactttgcccgagtttaaatgatacaaactggtgttcaacgccagttctctgccctattctggcgttaaacgccagaaacaggttacaagttggagttaaacgcccaaaacaggttacaacctggcgtttaactccagaaacagcctaggcacgtgtaaagctcaagtttcagccccagcacacaccaagtgggccccggaagtggatttctgcactatctatcatagtttactcattttctgtaaacctaggttactagtttagtatttaaacaacttttagagatttattttgtacctcatgacattttcacgttttacattgtatctctacggcatgagtctctaaactccatgattgggggtgaggagctctgctgtgcctcgatgaattaatacaagtacttctgttttctattcaaacacgcttgtttctgttctaagatattcactcgcacttaacCATGATgtatgtgatgatccgtgacactcatcaccattctcaacctatgaacgcgtgcctgacaaccacttccgttctaccttagattgagtgtgtatctcttttattcctggttcacgagtttgattgcctctcctgacaacagagcattcgaatccgtgagatcagagtcttcgtggtataggctagaattattggcggccatttctgagatccagaaagtctaaaccttgtctgtggtattccgagtaggatctgggatgggatgactgtgacgagcttcaaactcacgagtgctaggcgtagtgacagacgcaaaaggatcaatggatcctattccaacatgagtgagaaccgacagatgattagccatacggtgacagcgtatttggaccattttaactgataggacggatggtagccactgacaacggtgatccaccaacatacagcttgccatggaaggagtcttacgtgcgtgaagaagaagacagtaggaaaacggagattcagaagacagagcatctccaaaatctcaatctgttctccactactgcacaacaagtaacatttatttcatgttatttagttttcataacaaaagtaatttttattattaatctcctgactaagatttacaagataaccatagattgcttcaagccaacaatctccgtgggatcgacccttactcacgtaaggtattacttggacgacccagtgcacttgctggttagtggtacaagttgtgaaaagtgtgatttacaattcgtgcaccactggaCATCTGACCAAATGGTCTATCGAGCTCTCGGAATTCGATATCCAATTTCAACCAAGGTCGGCATTGAAAGCACAGGTCCTCGCAGACTTCATCTCAGAACTAACCCCGGACGAGCACAATAAACCCTGGGAGTTACACGTTGACGGGGCGTCCAGCCGAGGAGGAAGCGGAGCTGGGATAATCCCGAAAGAAGGGGACAAAGTGGTAGCCGAACAATCCCTCCAGTTCCACTTTCCAACAAGCAACAATCAGGCCGAATATGAGGCCCTCATAGCAGGACTCAAGCTTGCCCTAAACCTCCAAGTACAAAGCCTGACAGTACATTGTGATTCCCTCTCGGTGGTGCAACAAATCCGAGAAGAATTTCAGGTAAAAGATCCCTTGCTAGAGCGATATTGGCTCATAGCAAAGAATCTCATTTCAAAGTTTAGTTCATTCATTATTCTACATGTGCATAGAGAAAAGAATGTTAGAGCAGACATATTATCCAAACTTGCCGCTACTAGGGCGGACACACAAACATCAGCATTATCACAACTCACACTTAAAAAACCCAGCATTGAACTATTATCTATAACGAGCATTAACCACCTCCGCGACTGGAGAACACCTTTCTTTGAGTACATCAATGCAGGTATCATACCCAAAGACGACCTCAACCCGCAACACTTCAAACGAAAAGCAAGTCTCTACACAAACATAGCAGGAGAACTATACAGACGCGGTTTCTCACAACCATTACTAAAATGCCTAAATAAAGATGAGGCAAAAGAGGTGATAGACGAAATTCATGAGGGCGTATGTGGGAACCACATCGGGGGACGAGCTCTCGCAGCAAAGATCGTCCAAACAGGATATTATTGGCCGACCATGAAAAGAGATTGCATAACAAAGGTCAAAACATGTGACAAATGCAAAAAACATGCCGCCATCTCTACAAAGCCTGCCGAGGTATTACACAGCAtggaggtaagctggcctttccACAGATGGGGTCTCGATATTCTCGGCCCGTTTCCAATAGCGCCAGGCCAGGTAAAATTTCTTAGTATCAATAgattatttttcaaaatggatagaagcacaacCGCTAGCAAAAATAACAGCCAAAAAGGTACGATCTTTCATATGGAAAAATATCATATGCCGATTTGGAATACCAAGGGAAATAATATCAGACAATGGTAGACAATTTACAGATAATAAGCTCGGCtcatttctaaaaaattttaatatacaacATTATTTTAGCTCGGTCGAacacccacaaaccaatgggcaggccgaagctgctaaccgaGTTATACTGCAGGCAATAAAGAAAAAGCTCGATAATGTGAAAGGAGAATGGGCGGAGCTAATCCCAGAAGTGTTGTGGAGTTACAACACCACAATACAAACCATCACGGGCGAAACACCCTTCAAGCTAGTCTATGGGTCAGAGGCATTAATCCCTGTAGAGGTCAGAGTTCCCATATTAAGAACCAAACTATACGATGAACAACATAACATAAGCACAAGAAATGCCGAGCTTGATCTGACAGAAGAGGACAGGGAAATCGCCGCCATTAAACAGAGAGCCCAGAAACAACTGGCAGAAAGAAAGCACAATAAGAGAGTGGTGCCGAGGACATTCGAGGAGGGCGACTTAGTCCTCAGACGAACAGAAGAAGCCAGACGACCTCCTTCACATGGAAAGCTCGCCGCAAACTGGGAAGGCCCATTCCGGATCACAAAAGTACTCGGGATGGGGGCTTACCAACTGCAAACACTACAGGGCAACTCAATATCTGGGAACTGGAATATCTCTTCTCTGAAATTGTACAGGTCATGAACTGTAAAGTACGCGGatgaaggtactctttttccccCTTAGAGGTTTTTTTTCCCAAGTCAGGGTTTTACTTAAGGAGGGTTTTAATGAGGCCAGACGCCCAAAATATCAAAATCAAGTTAATACCGATCAATGAGCAATCTGATCTTTTATCCTATCTATTTCTAACTGCCTATTATCTTTATCCTACTTTTACATAAATaaacatcaaaaccaaaatgccACAATTATATGCATTATCAAAATATCAAACTGTCAAACTGATCCAACCTTGGTCAGCACAAACAAAGTATCTCAAATCCAAAACAACAAACAAAAGTCATACTACATAAATCAAACAAACCAAAAGATACACAAACAAAACAAACTAAGGGAGCGGGACATTTTCATCATGATCCTCCACCGTCCCATCCACAACAAGCTTCCCATCAACAACTTTTTTCGTCACATCCAGCCGAGAACAATCGAACTCAGGAGCTAACACATTGAATTAGCTCACGGCTCGGTCAAAACCTGAGGCAAACATTTCCATACCCAACTCTTCCAACTCATGAACTCGAGAAGTCAGCTGACCTTTAGCCAGGTCACTATCCTTAATGTCGGACTGCAAAAGTCGAATCTGGTCTGTAAGATGATTAACCTCGTCCTCAGATGACTTCAACTTCGTCGTTGCATCCACAATCGCCTCGTCTTTCTCCTTCAAAGCCTTCTCCATCACAGTATCTTTATCCTTCAACAACTTATCCAACTCGGCAACTCTTCCCATACTAGCCTGCTGCTCAGCTATGATCAATTCAGTAGTGCAGCCAATGCACATCAAACGAGAGGCAACAATCTATCAATGGCAACATGGAAGCATATGAACAAAGGCGGTAAAAAAGAGGGGAAAAAGAAATCGAGTAAACAAAGACAAAAACTAACCTGAATGAACTTTCCCATACCCTCCATTCCAATACGGCGAGTCATGAGCATATCGCCAGGGTACTGAGAAACCCTATTGGAGAGCTTGGCTATGGGGAACTGGTCACTCCACAGAGAATGAGTGCTCGTCCCAGGTATGAATCCATGAAGCCGCCTTTTTCCGATCAAATACAGACTTAGCACCACCCGCAACATCCTTATCACATTCAGAAATAACCTCCAGAGATTGATTCATTTCATCCCTTTTCCTCTTATGTGATGACATGGGCTGAGCAGTGGATTGAGCCACCTCACCACCACCATCCTTGGGAACCCCAGAAACCGCAGcatccttttcctttttcttcttcaaaaaaGATTGAAATCGGGAGGGATCAAGAAGAGGAGCTCGCCCACCTGCACAAAGGAGAACAGTCAGATAAACGAAACAAGTAAACAACAGCAGTACATCAACCATCGTTACATATGTAAGCTTTCAAACCCTCATTATCACCCGCATCATGCAGGCGAAGGAGTTCGGGAATTGATAAACACACCCCATCAGCAAAACATTCTATCAGAAACTCTAGCAAGCACTCCTCCTCCTCACTTCACTCAGTAGCCTCTAAGATTTGACATGGCTCCGAACACCAGTACAATGGAAACATTTCTATGAGCTCGTCATCCAGATAAAAAGGATACTCGGCCTCCAACGACCGGACCTTAACAAacaaagatttaaaaattttgaaagaagATTTATAAAGCAAGAAGAGGGAACGGCCGGGAAAACTACTCAGACATATCCACAACCCCTTCCTAACCCCTTTAGATTGAAACAGcgaaaagaataaagaaagggaGCAAGGAAAAGATAATAACTCCATTAAGCACTGAAAAGCGCGAAGAAATGCCCAAGAATTTGGATGTAGTTGAGAGGGCGCACAGTTTAGTTGGGTCAACAAGTCACACTCGAAAGCAGAGAAAGGTAACTTAACACCTAATTCCGTGAAACAGGGAGCATACATGTAAAAATATTCCCAATCCCCCCTTCTTTCAAAAACCCTATCATCAGTCAAACAGGAAAACAACTGAACGCCCACACCAGAACCCTCTCTCACAACTTTCAAACCCTCTAGTTCATGTATGGATGCAAAATCAACATACGAAGAAGAACGAATTTTCACATCATCATGAACCCAATGATATGGGTTATCTTTCTTCTCCTCAACAgccatcttttttttctttctctttcgtcATAACAAAAGCAAAAAACAGTAAATGTGAAAGAAA carries:
- the LOC107643009 gene encoding uncharacterized protein LOC107643009 isoform X1, which codes for MLRVVLSLYLIGKRRLHGFIPGTSTHSLWSDQFPIAKLSNRVSQYPGDMLMTRRIGMEGMGKFIQIVASRLMCIGCTTELIIAEQQASMGRVAELDKLLKDKDTVMEKALKEKDEAIVDATTKLKSSEDEVNHLTDQIRLLQSDIKDSDLAKGQLTSRVHELEELGMEMFASGFDRAVS